Proteins encoded in a region of the Hypomesus transpacificus isolate Combined female chromosome 17, fHypTra1, whole genome shotgun sequence genome:
- the igfals gene encoding insulin-like growth factor-binding protein complex acid labile subunit produces the protein MHTTVLLVLWVLGTSRVLPDPDTGEEKPSEEPIPCSKGCTCLLDDYSLELHVYCSARNFTQAPSDVPVSTRLLWLDGNRFTSLPAASFKDLSNLDVLNLQSCQLVTLDQQVFRGLKSLAHIHLERNRLRSLPGTIFQNTLNLASLSLHNNQLSRIEEKLFAGLSHMWLLNLGWNSLAVLPETVFHDLHGLRELVLSGNRLAYLQPQLFQGLTELKELDLTGNYLKVIKANVFLKLPKLQKLYLAQNQIVTVVPRAFMGMKSLRWLDLTNNRLTTIHDETFLGLHSLHVLRISNNSITALRPRTFRDLQYLEELRLSYNRIRALGERIFEGLGHLEVLELEHNQVQEARVGTFTGLSHVAVINLSGSCFHSLPDQVFKGLSKLHSLHLDRGCLTKVTTQAFIGLSGLRRLFLHHNNISVVERQTFVDLVGLQQLDLRFNKLESLTSHTFYGLKNLDYLLLSSNVFRLLPSEALLPLQHLSWLDLSANKLEFLPNGTMQLLPRLRYLNLKDNDLSSLPKDIPDTLDQLWLSGNQWKCDCSAFPLRAYSLRKPQVVPRQVDTLAEGEEPHTVVTIYNNITCSSPAHLVGQDLRDITNGHFLNC, from the coding sequence atgcacacaacggTTCTGCTGGTGCTCTGGGTACTGGGAACATCCAGGGTGTTGCCAGATCCTGACACGGGTGAAGAGAAACCCTCAGAGGAGCCTATACCTTGTTCCAAGGGCTGCACTTGTCTGCTTGATGACTATAGTCTGGAGCTTCATGTCTACTGCAGTGCACGCAACTTCACACAGGCTCCTTCTGATGTGCCTGTCTCCACTCGCTTGCTCTGGCTTGATGGAAACCGGttcacctctctccctgcagcctctttTAAGGATCTCAGCAACTTAGATGTTCTGAATCTTCAAAGCTGTCAGTTGGTGACACTTGACCAACAGGTCTTCAGAGGGCTTAAGTCACTGGCTCACATCCACCTTGAGCGCAATCGCCTCCGCTCATTACCAGGGACTATTTTTCAAAACACACTAAACCTTGCCTCGCTTAGTCTCCATAACAACCAACTCTCTCGCATTGAAGAAAAGCTGTTTGCTGGCCTCTCCCATATGTGGCTTCTCAACTTAGGGTGGAACTCATTAGCAGTCCTTCCTGAGACTGTTTTCCATGACTTGCATGGTCTACGAGAGCTGGTATTGTCTGGGAATAGACTTGCCTATTTGCAACCACAGCTCTTTCAAGGTCTAACAGAACTGAAGGAGTTGGACCTCACTGGAAATTACCTGAAGGTCATTAAAGCCAATGTGTTCTTGAAGCTACCAAAGCTTCAAAAACTTTACTTGGCCCAGAATCAGATAGTCACTGTGGTGCCCAGAGCCTTTATGGGTATGAAGTCTCTCAGATGGTTGGACCTCACAAATAACAGACTAACAACGATTCATGATGAGACTTTCCTTGGTCTTCACAGTCTACATGTGCTGAGGATTTCCAACAACTCCATCACTGCTCTTCGGCCCAGAACCTTCCGTGATCTGCAGTACCTTGAGGAGCTGCGTCTGAGTTACAATCGAATCCGTGCATTAGGAGAGAGGATTTTTGAGGGGCTTGGTCATCTGGAGGTTCTAGAGCTAGAGCACAATCAGGTGCAGGAGGCACGCGTTGGCACATTTACAGGCCTCTCCCATGTTGCTGTGATTAACTTGTCCGGTAGCTGTTTTCATAGTCTTCCAGATCAGGTGTTCAAGGGCCTGTCAAAACTCCACAGTCTTCACTTGGATAGAGGCTGTCTTACAAAGGTCACAACCCAAGCTTTcattggtctctctggtctgcgACGGCTCTTCCTCCACCACAACAACATCTCTGTGGTGGAACGTCAGACATTCGTGGACCTCGTTGGCCTTCAACAGCTAGACCTGAGGTTCAACAAGCTTGAGTCACTCACCTCTCACACCTTTTATGGCCTCAAGAACCTGGACTATTTGCTGTTGTCAAGCAATGTGTTCCGTTTGCTCCCCTCTGAGGCTTTGCTTCCGCTGCAGCATCTCTCATGGCTGGACCTCTCTGCCAACAAACTAGAGTTTCTGCCAAATGGCACCATGCAGCTCCTACCTAGGCTGCGTTATCTTAACCTTAAAGATAATGATCTCAGTAGCCTCCCAAAAGATATTCCAGACACCCTGGACCAACTCTGGCTCTCAGGTAACCAATGGAAGTGTGACTGCAGTGCCTTTCCCCTCAGAGCCTACAGCTTAAGGAAGCCACAGGTGGTGCCTCGGCAAGTGGATACTCTGGCCGAGGGGGAAGAGCCCCACACTGTTGTAACCATCTACAACAACATAACTTGCAGCAGCCCTGCCCACCTTGTTGGCCAAGATCTTCGAGATATCACCAATGGACACTTCCTCAACTGCTGA